A stretch of Neisseria subflava DNA encodes these proteins:
- a CDS encoding helicase-related protein, producing MTIPLLHVEYGQTGNSTKPNNMGMREMQAKAFAKRDAQYLLLKAPPASGKSRALMFLALDKLAHQGIKKAIIAVPEMSIGGSFADTELAKHGFFADWRVKPENNLCTGSGDDKDQGKVDAFIRFMRGNDQVLVCTHATFRFAFDKLADVGAFNDTLVAIDEFHHVSAEENNRLGAVLDEIMRNSSAHIIAMTGSYFRGDAVPILSEEDEAKFEKVTYTYYEQLNGYRYLKSLGLGYHFYQGRYLDALGEVLDPSKKTIIHIPNVNSGEAAVDKYSAVDHIIDTLGEFVEKDRETGIITVKAHDGRLLKLADLVDDRKTSDRSLIQAYLRNIKSRDDMDIIVALGMAKEGFDWPYCEHVLTIGYRSSMTEVVQIIGRATRDCEGKTHAQFTNLIAQPDAADEDVKVSVNNLLKAITLSLLMEQVLAPNITFRRRSDMRPDEQPNPGDVIIDDTTLPASKKVVDILNKDSDDLIAALVQDTQNAKRYIQEDTPASAINETALPKIVACRYPELSVEEQDQIVQGTLTKMAVTQGGGIKDGKDLPDNALIEGEKTYIRQGDFFVDTVKLQEAGQSYSVEETVRERDLPDNAKIKNLQTGEVKTADNRFIKVGEKFINVDRLNVDLIREVNPFRDAYEVLSKNVDAPLLKAIQDYVQADRIQMTEDEAAMLWPRINEFVRTNNRMPDKDSDDPLEKRMGEALIYIRNKKAERMARG from the coding sequence CCATCAAGGCATCAAAAAGGCGATTATCGCCGTACCCGAAATGTCCATCGGCGGCTCGTTTGCCGATACCGAATTGGCGAAACACGGCTTTTTTGCCGATTGGCGCGTCAAGCCGGAAAACAATCTCTGCACCGGCAGCGGCGACGACAAAGACCAAGGCAAAGTGGATGCCTTTATCCGCTTTATGCGCGGCAATGACCAAGTTTTGGTCTGCACCCATGCGACGTTCCGCTTTGCTTTCGACAAACTCGCAGATGTCGGGGCATTTAATGACACGCTGGTGGCGATTGACGAGTTCCATCATGTTTCTGCGGAAGAAAACAACCGTTTGGGCGCAGTCTTGGACGAAATCATGCGCAACTCCTCGGCTCATATTATCGCCATGACCGGCTCGTACTTCCGAGGCGACGCCGTACCGATTTTGAGTGAAGAAGACGAAGCCAAGTTTGAAAAAGTAACCTACACCTACTACGAACAACTCAACGGCTACCGATATTTGAAATCTCTGGGATTGGGCTACCATTTCTACCAAGGCCGCTATCTCGATGCTTTGGGTGAAGTGCTCGATCCGTCGAAAAAGACGATTATCCATATTCCCAACGTCAATTCGGGCGAAGCGGCGGTCGATAAGTATTCGGCAGTCGACCATATCATCGACACCTTGGGCGAATTTGTGGAAAAAGACCGCGAAACAGGCATCATCACGGTCAAAGCCCATGACGGCAGGCTGCTGAAACTGGCGGATTTGGTGGACGACCGTAAAACATCCGACCGTTCTTTAATTCAGGCATATTTACGCAATATCAAATCGCGCGACGATATGGATATTATTGTTGCGCTGGGTATGGCGAAGGAGGGGTTCGACTGGCCCTATTGTGAGCATGTACTGACCATAGGCTACCGCAGCTCGATGACGGAAGTCGTCCAAATCATCGGTCGCGCCACTCGAGATTGCGAGGGGAAAACCCATGCTCAATTTACCAATCTGATTGCGCAGCCTGATGCGGCAGATGAAGATGTCAAAGTGTCGGTTAATAATCTTTTGAAGGCGATTACGCTGTCGCTGCTGATGGAGCAGGTGTTGGCGCCCAATATCACTTTCCGCCGCCGCTCTGATATGAGGCCGGATGAACAGCCCAATCCGGGCGATGTGATTATCGACGATACGACGCTGCCCGCCTCTAAAAAAGTCGTCGATATTCTGAATAAGGATTCAGACGACCTTATCGCTGCGTTGGTACAGGATACGCAAAATGCCAAACGCTATATTCAGGAAGACACGCCTGCTTCTGCCATCAATGAAACCGCGCTGCCGAAGATTGTTGCCTGCCGTTATCCCGAGCTGTCGGTAGAAGAGCAAGACCAAATTGTGCAAGGGACGCTGACTAAAATGGCGGTAACCCAGGGCGGCGGTATCAAAGACGGCAAGGATTTGCCCGATAACGCGCTTATCGAAGGCGAAAAAACCTATATCAGACAAGGAGATTTTTTTGTCGATACGGTTAAGTTGCAAGAAGCCGGGCAGAGTTATTCTGTTGAAGAAACTGTCAGGGAACGAGATTTGCCTGACAACGCGAAAATCAAAAATCTGCAAACAGGCGAAGTCAAAACCGCTGACAACCGTTTTATCAAAGTCGGCGAAAAATTTATCAATGTAGATAGGTTGAATGTGGATTTAATCCGCGAAGTCAATCCTTTCAGGGACGCATATGAAGTCTTGTCCAAAAATGTGGACGCGCCGCTGTTGAAAGCGATTCAGGATTATGTGCAGGCAGACCGTATCCAAATGACGGAAGATGAGGCCGCTATGCTGTGGCCGCGTATCAATGAATTTGTCCGCACCAACAATCGGATGCCTGACAAAGATTCAGACGACCCCTTGGAAAAACGCATGGGCGAGGCCTTAATCTATATCCGCAACAAAAAAGCGGAACGCATGGCAAGGGGCTGA
- a CDS encoding GIY-YIG nuclease family protein, whose product MLLKGMRVDSKITSLDDIFNHDDLGLLADVKPITAKADADAMVLQTFGEVESFFRRHGRLPNKDGNLDEKILDRKWQALLNNKQHCETLRQYDTLNLLRPSEKTECCKAENVVTLEDIFNNDDLNLLDVGNTDIFRIEHIQQRTINGAPYTDEDNAVRQPCTDFWRFEAWFKQIHHMLKHGKAHFERLKTETFLQPGDVFLLHGALCYVADFAETEDRKSTRGNRRLRVIYENGTESNILTRSLARAVYKDENGKKVMLADTEALPDILTAHNQPDLVTGHLYIVKLLQPKPQLAAYKNLYKIGFTTDTVENRIANAESDTAFLESKVVPVLSFECRNINPHTFERLLHAFFAAQKLNIRLIGKDGKSYIPNEWFDVGLDVIEKAAEYIVNGTINQYRMDNTTGKIVQKLMK is encoded by the coding sequence ATGTTGCTAAAAGGTATGCGCGTTGATTCTAAAATCACCAGCTTGGACGATATTTTCAATCATGACGATTTAGGTCTGCTTGCCGATGTCAAACCGATTACCGCCAAAGCCGATGCCGACGCAATGGTTTTACAAACATTCGGCGAAGTCGAATCGTTTTTCAGACGGCATGGACGTTTACCGAATAAAGACGGTAATTTGGATGAAAAAATTTTAGATAGGAAATGGCAAGCCTTGCTGAACAACAAACAGCATTGTGAAACCCTTCGACAATACGATACGCTCAATCTGCTAAGGCCGTCTGAAAAAACGGAATGCTGCAAAGCTGAAAATGTGGTTACGCTGGAAGACATCTTCAACAATGACGATTTAAACCTGCTCGACGTGGGCAATACGGATATTTTCAGGATAGAACACATCCAACAGCGGACGATAAATGGGGCTCCCTATACGGACGAAGACAATGCGGTACGGCAACCCTGTACGGACTTTTGGCGGTTTGAAGCTTGGTTCAAACAAATCCACCACATGCTCAAACACGGTAAAGCCCATTTTGAACGCCTCAAAACTGAAACCTTTCTTCAGCCGGGCGATGTGTTCCTATTACACGGGGCCTTGTGTTACGTCGCTGATTTTGCGGAGACGGAAGATAGGAAAAGTACAAGAGGAAACAGACGGCTGCGCGTTATTTATGAAAACGGGACGGAATCCAACATCCTGACCCGCTCGCTCGCCCGCGCTGTATATAAAGATGAAAACGGTAAAAAAGTCATGCTGGCCGATACTGAAGCCCTGCCGGATATTTTGACCGCCCATAATCAGCCGGATTTGGTAACTGGACACCTTTATATCGTCAAACTGCTTCAACCCAAACCGCAGCTTGCCGCCTATAAAAATCTCTATAAAATAGGCTTCACGACGGATACGGTGGAAAACAGAATCGCTAATGCGGAAAGCGATACTGCTTTCTTGGAAAGCAAAGTTGTCCCTGTATTGTCTTTTGAATGTCGCAATATCAATCCGCATACGTTCGAGCGTTTATTGCACGCCTTCTTTGCTGCACAAAAACTGAATATCCGTTTAATAGGGAAAGACGGGAAAAGTTACATCCCAAATGAATGGTTTGATGTCGGATTAGATGTCATTGAAAAAGCCGCTGAATATATTGTCAACGGTACAATTAACCAATACCGAATGGACAACACAACTGGGAAAATCGTTCAAAAACTGATGAAGTAA